One genomic window of Coregonus clupeaformis isolate EN_2021a chromosome 12, ASM2061545v1, whole genome shotgun sequence includes the following:
- the dyrk3 gene encoding dual specificity tyrosine-phosphorylation-regulated kinase 3 isoform X1 yields MMILQRKPEGPITAARHGDGLYDSYMRADHPLKEEADTHSPAGLPPIPKHTVNKPGVMRDQIGVSGGQLKVKYLYEDSNRKVNTVTMTTHNGNSTAGKPGPVTGLSKERTAGQTTGKPVPVTGLSKERSADSTGSSKGSSEGTGPWGSKLLGPLTPEQALRQYRSQLTNLEQTEIHSYTEVYFLGPNAKKRPAVVGGNNNGGFDDEQGGYIHVPHDHLAFRYEFLKVIGKGSFGQVAKVYDHKLQQHLALKMVRNEKRFHRQAQEEIRILEHLRKQDRSGTMNAVHMLEHFTFRNHICMTFELLSMNLYELIKRNKFQGFSLPLVRKFAHSILQCLEALNRHRIIHCDLKPENILLKQQGRSGIKVIDFGSSCFHHQRVYTYIQSRFYRAPEVILGSRYGLPIDMWSFGCILAELLTGYPLFPGEDEGDQLACVMELLGMPPTKLLEQAKRAKNFISSKGHPRYCGANTLPSGATVFTGSRSRRGKLRGPPASKEWSAALKGCEDLTFTDFIKRCLDWDPSSRLTPSQALRHPWLYRRLPKPLAPAAGEKRGATEHHSTSFPSILPAKGGSGNKLRGMMGDSAGSVPLRTVLPKLVS; encoded by the exons gTGAATAAGCCAGGTGTGATGCGGGACCAGATCGGTGTTAGCGGGGGTCAGCTGAAGGTCAAGTACCTGTACGAAGACTCCAACCGCAAGGTCAATACTGTTACCATGACAACGCACAACGGCAACAGCACCGCCGGTAAACCCGGCCCGGTGACTGGGCTGTCTAAAGAACGCACCGCCGGACAGACCACCGGTAAACCCGTCCCGGTGACTGGGCTGTCTAAAGAACGCAGCGCAGACAGTACGGGCTCCAGTAAGGGGTCGTCAGAGGGCACTGGGCCCTGGGGGAGCAAGCTGCTGGGGCCCCTGACTCCTGAACAGGCCCTCAGACAGTACCGCTCACAACTTACGAACCTGGAGCAGACTGAGATACACTCCTACACAGAG GTGTATTTCCTGGGTCCCAACGCTAAGAAGCGTCCTGCAGTTGTTGGGGGAAACAACAATGGGGGTTTTGATGACGAGCAGGGGGGGTACATCCACGTACCCCACGATCACCTGGCCTTCAGATACGAGTTCCTCAAAGTCATCGGCAAGGGCAGCTTCGGACAG GTGGCGAAGGTGTACGACCACAAGCTGCAGCAGCACCTGGCGCTGAAGATGGTCCGTAACGAGAAGCGCTTCCACCGCCAGGCCCAGGAAGAGATACGTATCCTGGAACACCTCCGCAAGCAGGACCGCTCCGGAACCATGAACGCCGTCCACATGCTGGAACACTTCACCTTCAGGAACCACATCTGCATGACCTTTGAACTGCTCAGCATGAACCTCTATGAGCTGATCAAGAGGAATAAGTTCCAGGGCTTCAGTCTACCGCTGGTCAGGAAGTTTGCCCACAGCATCCTGCAGTGTCTGGAGGCATTGAACCGACACCGGATCATCCACTGTGACCTGAAGCCGGAGAACATACTGCTGAAACAGCAGGGACGTAGTGGCATCAAG gtgataGACTTTGGTTCGTCATGTTTCCATCACCAGCGTGTCTACACCTACATCCAGTCCCGTTTCTACCGTGCCCCTGAGGTCATCCTGGGGTCACGCTACGGTCTCCCCATTGACATGTGGTCATTTGGCTGCATCCTGGCGGAGCTGCTGACAGGGTACCCCCTGTTCCCGGGGGAGGACGAGGGGGATCAGCTGGCCTGTGTCATGGAGCTGCTGGGAATGCCTCCCACCAAGCTGCTGGAGCAGGCCAAGAGGGCCAAGAACTTTATCTCCTCCAAGGGCCACCCACGCTACTGCGGGGCCAACACCTTGCCCAGTGGGGCCACGGTGTTCACAGGCTCCCGCTCACGCAGGGGGAAGCTCCGGGGTCCCCCGGCCAGTAAGGAGTGGAGCGCTGCCCTGAAGGGATGTGAAGACCTCACCTTTACAGACTTTATTAAGAGGTGTTTAGACTGGGACCCTTCCAGCAGACTGACCCCCAGCCAGGCCCTCAGACACCCCTGGCTGTACCGACGCCTGCCCAAGCCTCTGGCCCCCGCagcaggggagaagagaggagcgaCAGAGCACCACTCTACCTCCTTCCCATCCATCCTGCCGGCTAAAGGAGGGAGCGGCAACAAACTGAGAGGCATGATGGGAGACTCCGCAGGGTCTGTACCCCTCCGCACTGTGCTGCCCAAACTAGTCTCCTAG
- the dyrk3 gene encoding dual specificity tyrosine-phosphorylation-regulated kinase 3 isoform X2 yields MRADHPLKEEADTHSPAGLPPIPKHTVNKPGVMRDQIGVSGGQLKVKYLYEDSNRKVNTVTMTTHNGNSTAGKPGPVTGLSKERTAGQTTGKPVPVTGLSKERSADSTGSSKGSSEGTGPWGSKLLGPLTPEQALRQYRSQLTNLEQTEIHSYTEVYFLGPNAKKRPAVVGGNNNGGFDDEQGGYIHVPHDHLAFRYEFLKVIGKGSFGQVAKVYDHKLQQHLALKMVRNEKRFHRQAQEEIRILEHLRKQDRSGTMNAVHMLEHFTFRNHICMTFELLSMNLYELIKRNKFQGFSLPLVRKFAHSILQCLEALNRHRIIHCDLKPENILLKQQGRSGIKVIDFGSSCFHHQRVYTYIQSRFYRAPEVILGSRYGLPIDMWSFGCILAELLTGYPLFPGEDEGDQLACVMELLGMPPTKLLEQAKRAKNFISSKGHPRYCGANTLPSGATVFTGSRSRRGKLRGPPASKEWSAALKGCEDLTFTDFIKRCLDWDPSSRLTPSQALRHPWLYRRLPKPLAPAAGEKRGATEHHSTSFPSILPAKGGSGNKLRGMMGDSAGSVPLRTVLPKLVS; encoded by the exons gTGAATAAGCCAGGTGTGATGCGGGACCAGATCGGTGTTAGCGGGGGTCAGCTGAAGGTCAAGTACCTGTACGAAGACTCCAACCGCAAGGTCAATACTGTTACCATGACAACGCACAACGGCAACAGCACCGCCGGTAAACCCGGCCCGGTGACTGGGCTGTCTAAAGAACGCACCGCCGGACAGACCACCGGTAAACCCGTCCCGGTGACTGGGCTGTCTAAAGAACGCAGCGCAGACAGTACGGGCTCCAGTAAGGGGTCGTCAGAGGGCACTGGGCCCTGGGGGAGCAAGCTGCTGGGGCCCCTGACTCCTGAACAGGCCCTCAGACAGTACCGCTCACAACTTACGAACCTGGAGCAGACTGAGATACACTCCTACACAGAG GTGTATTTCCTGGGTCCCAACGCTAAGAAGCGTCCTGCAGTTGTTGGGGGAAACAACAATGGGGGTTTTGATGACGAGCAGGGGGGGTACATCCACGTACCCCACGATCACCTGGCCTTCAGATACGAGTTCCTCAAAGTCATCGGCAAGGGCAGCTTCGGACAG GTGGCGAAGGTGTACGACCACAAGCTGCAGCAGCACCTGGCGCTGAAGATGGTCCGTAACGAGAAGCGCTTCCACCGCCAGGCCCAGGAAGAGATACGTATCCTGGAACACCTCCGCAAGCAGGACCGCTCCGGAACCATGAACGCCGTCCACATGCTGGAACACTTCACCTTCAGGAACCACATCTGCATGACCTTTGAACTGCTCAGCATGAACCTCTATGAGCTGATCAAGAGGAATAAGTTCCAGGGCTTCAGTCTACCGCTGGTCAGGAAGTTTGCCCACAGCATCCTGCAGTGTCTGGAGGCATTGAACCGACACCGGATCATCCACTGTGACCTGAAGCCGGAGAACATACTGCTGAAACAGCAGGGACGTAGTGGCATCAAG gtgataGACTTTGGTTCGTCATGTTTCCATCACCAGCGTGTCTACACCTACATCCAGTCCCGTTTCTACCGTGCCCCTGAGGTCATCCTGGGGTCACGCTACGGTCTCCCCATTGACATGTGGTCATTTGGCTGCATCCTGGCGGAGCTGCTGACAGGGTACCCCCTGTTCCCGGGGGAGGACGAGGGGGATCAGCTGGCCTGTGTCATGGAGCTGCTGGGAATGCCTCCCACCAAGCTGCTGGAGCAGGCCAAGAGGGCCAAGAACTTTATCTCCTCCAAGGGCCACCCACGCTACTGCGGGGCCAACACCTTGCCCAGTGGGGCCACGGTGTTCACAGGCTCCCGCTCACGCAGGGGGAAGCTCCGGGGTCCCCCGGCCAGTAAGGAGTGGAGCGCTGCCCTGAAGGGATGTGAAGACCTCACCTTTACAGACTTTATTAAGAGGTGTTTAGACTGGGACCCTTCCAGCAGACTGACCCCCAGCCAGGCCCTCAGACACCCCTGGCTGTACCGACGCCTGCCCAAGCCTCTGGCCCCCGCagcaggggagaagagaggagcgaCAGAGCACCACTCTACCTCCTTCCCATCCATCCTGCCGGCTAAAGGAGGGAGCGGCAACAAACTGAGAGGCATGATGGGAGACTCCGCAGGGTCTGTACCCCTCCGCACTGTGCTGCCCAAACTAGTCTCCTAG